Within the Takifugu rubripes chromosome 8, fTakRub1.2, whole genome shotgun sequence genome, the region AGGAACCATGGAGGCCGTGAAGGTAATGAAGAGCCGCACTGGTGTTATTGAAAAGGCAAAGCATGAAATCCAAATCCTGAAGCAGCTGCGGCGCCTGGATCCCAACACACGTCACGTAGTCCGATTTAACAGCTTTTTCTTCAACATGGAAGACATCTGCCTGAGCTTTGAGTTCCTGGACGTGGACCTACACGCCTACATCTGCGAGACGAGGCTGTACGAAACGGGTCTCCCTCTACCAGAGGTCAGACCCATTACGGAACAACTCGTCATGGCTCTTCACCAGTTAAAAACCATCGGGATCATACATGTGGACATTAAACCAGGAAATGTCATGATTGTGGACCGCCATGAAAAACCACCGCGAGTAAAGTTAGTGGACTTTGGTGGGGCCCAGATGTCCGGCAATGTTGACTTTGAGACCTGCATTTGCACCCAGATGTACAGCGCTCCAGAGGTGCTCCTGCGGTCTGAGATGAACGAGGCTTTGGACATGTGGTCTTTGGGGGTTACTGCTTTCGAACTGGCTGTTGGAACACCAATGTTTCCATACAGGAGGCGTTACAGATTACTAAATTCTATCATCAAAATTTTGGGACAGCCACCAGACCATGTACTGGACAAGGGCCAGCAAACCAAACAATTCTTCAATAGAAAAACGAACGATCATCCAAGCTGGACAATTAAGACAGCAGAAGAGTACGGGGTCAGTGACAAAGAGGATGTCTTCAACTGCTTTGATGATGTTGCGGGGATGCTATCAGTTCTGCAAGAACATGCGACTGGTCTGGACCGGTTTATAGATCTTTTGAAAAACATGCTGCAGGTCGACCCCAACCAGCGAATTACGCCCGTGGAGGCTCTGCAGCATCTGTTCTTCactgtaaaagaggaaaaagcaaaagaatTAGAAACTACTTCAAAGGAACCATGTATGGAGAACATTCCAGACATCCAGACAAACTATGCAGTGGACCAGCTGGTAAAACCAGAACATGTCCAACCAGAGACAGTTGTCTCTCAGGAGAACCCTGCAGAGGTCCAGCCAGACAACTCTGGTGAAGACCAGCTGAATGATGGGTTCCAGACAGAGGACAACACCTTGAACTATAACTGCTTTGTTAATACCCTAAGGACGGTCGGACAGATCATTTATAGGACAGATCATTTTGACTGGTTTGGCGGTTTTTAACTGTCCACCCTGAAAATTTCAATTGGGTTGGCACCACAAACCAGGATGGctgcaaaaaataaaagcccTTCTTCAGGTAACCCCAACGCCTGTGTGTAGATCAACTTGATGCCCTTTTCCTCAGCTTTATAATATAAAAACATTcaatactttttatttattgacaCCATATCTGGTTAATTGATGACTATAATTCTTTGGTTAAAAAAAGCTGGTTAGTGCAACAAAGGTTCTGCAAATTAACAGTAAAACATTGCATAGAAAGTGTAATAAAGTGTGAATAAAGTGTTTTCCAGAGAACGAAATTTGGACatagcatttatttgtttttaaagtttataaCAACTCCTGGATAACATAACATGAATAATAacatgaatttttttttaaaaagtcaagagaaaaaaaaatgtaatggcACCCCAGATTGAGAATCAGGAGAACCCTGCAGAGGTCCAGCCAGACAACTCTGGAGAAGACCAGCACAATGTCCTGCATGAAGTCCAGATGGAGGACAACGCCACAAATTGTTGCTGGCCTGTGCTACAGAGATGGTTAATTTTGCCTGGTTTGAAGCATTTTAACTGAACATGTCATCAGAGTTGGCTTCAAACTTGTGGGTCATGGTGGTTGATGCGgtgctttttttcctctgagGGTTATGCACCTAAAaatcatctctttctctctttcgcTCCCTCCATTCTGTGCCTTCCCTCGTTCTGCCCATTCAACACTGATAAGGCCAGTAATCCACTTAGAAAGGTCAGTGAGCTGTTGGTAtttgctcctctctccccctcagcGGTTTTACCTCAGTCCATCTTTTCCATCGCGCCTTCCCAGTACTCTGCCTATGCAGTGCACGCTAAGgcgccactaggtggcagtatCGGGCAATAATCAGTTACGTGGCGCTGCGTAATCATTGATTTATGttaaaaagtatttatttataaaagaaagTATAATAAAGTATTTATAAAAGTATTTCAGTCATCAATATGAGGGAAAATATAGGTATTAAAGCAGACTGGCTGCCTATCAAAGCAGACATCAGCCTAAAGAAAGGGTTTatattgctgtttgctgaattTATTCTTGACTCTTATAAAGTCTTCCAGAAAGTACAAAACTGATCACTGCATGCTAAGACACGCAAGATGCATCAAAGAAGcaagcaggaaaacatgcacGAAGGGGTTAGACTTGCAGACTGGAATTCCCCCACTCATCAAGGAATGAAAATTAGACAGCTATACATTcagtaaccctaacacctgtgtgtTCCCATTGGAATAAAAATACTGCCTAGGACGTTTTCACTTAAGACACTCGCATACATGTAAAATACCCTGGGGACACGTGAGGAGAAGCGCCAGCTTTTTTGCGTGTCAATCATGAGATAATTGAGTTCCACTGAATCGGATCTATTGGCACAAAATAATGTTATAGCTCAGGGGTTTGAATTCCTTTCACCTTGAGAGCTGTGACAACCCAGCCCTGCCCTGCCCCGGCCCAGCCCTGCCCTGTCTAATGCAGGTTTGAACACGCCCGCCTCCCTCGCTGTTCCACATGCATCGCCACCATCGCTACGGGCAACAAGAAAATAAGAGACAGCGATTGTGGGGCCAGGAGGCAGCGGCTGATGCATAAAAGTTGGAAAGAAGACACAATACACCTTTGGAATGACTGTTAAATCACTGGTTTGATTGCAGTGATTCTGAAATGCATTCGGGTTGGATTAGCTTTGGAGCCAGACAGATCCAATAAAGTTAAATGGAGGAAACGTAAATGTGCCAACATTTGCATCATGAAGGTGTGTCAGTGTTTAGATGAGCTACAGCATGTCCTTAATATTTACCCAGGAGCTTTCTGGCACAGATAAATCAGGTATTTATACATTTGGAGGACATTAATCTGCTCATTTGACAATcctccattttattttattttttttttacaaatggcAATGACTTGATTCTATCAAGATTTCCTGACAAATCTCTGTTTTAATTCACTTTacctttaaaaatgtttgaaaagaCACACTGACTGAAATAAACGGAGCGGAgcgaagtttaaaaaaa harbors:
- the LOC115250741 gene encoding homeodomain-interacting protein kinase 2-like gives rise to the protein MGAFTNKVDVHQSREDDCKLLGKQRRVVKVLGEGGFGQVLKCCNLETGTMEAVKVMKSRTGVIEKAKHEIQILKQLRRLDPNTRHVVRFNSFFFNMEDICLSFEFLDVDLHAYICETRLYETGLPLPEVRPITEQLVMALHQLKTIGIIHVDIKPGNVMIVDRHEKPPRVKLVDFGGAQMSGNVDFETCICTQMYSAPEVLLRSEMNEALDMWSLGVTAFELAVGTPMFPYRRRYRLLNSIIKILGQPPDHVLDKGQQTKQFFNRKTNDHPSWTIKTAEEYGVSDKEDVFNCFDDVAGMLSVLQEHATGLDRFIDLLKNMLQVDPNQRITPVEALQHLFFTVKEEKAKELETTSKEPCMENIPDIQTNYAVDQLVKPEHVQPETVVSQENPAEVQPDNSGEDQLNDGFQTEDNTLNYNCFVNTLRTVGQIIYRTDHFDWFGGF